A region of the Pricia mediterranea genome:
GAACAGATCAATGTTACCCCGATTAGGAAGAACCATTTTATCATAGGGAAGCTTTTTCCTTTTTGGGTGATTGGAATGGGCCTGTTGACCATAGGGCTGATCTTGGCAAAACTGATTTTCAATACCCCGATGATCGGAAGTTTGACGCTTCTTTATTTCTATACCTCCATCTATATACTGGTCATTTTGGGGATGGGCCTTTTTATTTCAAACTTTACCGATACCCAGCAACAGGCCATGTTCATCGCCTGGTTTTTCGTGGTAATCTTCATTTTGATGAGCGGTCTGTTCACCCCTATCGAAAGCATGCCGAAATGGGCACAGCTATTGACCGAATTCAATCCCATAAAATATTTTGTGGAAGTAATGCGCATGGTGATGCTCAAAGGTTCGGGCCTTGTGGATATCCTTCCGCAACTATTAAAAACCCTACTATATGCCTTGATTATGAACGGTTTGGCAGTATGGAGCTATAAAAAGGCAAGTTGATAGAAGAGTCAAGATATGGTACGATACCAAGGTCAAAATGAAAAGAACACTAAAGTAATCCTCTCGACCTCTTTTTTGGCGAATGGATTTTAGCACCGGGCGTTTTGAGCTTGAGCCTGACATTTGATTTTAAATTATAACATGAAACGAGCATGAACAAATTTTAAAAATTACTTCGCAAAAGGCGATGTTTAAAATTTTTAATGCGAGAGCGTAGCGGTTACATGCGTTCTCAATTTTTTAATTAGCTTATTTCTAGATAATTAAAAACATTTAAACGTATGACAAATAATACTAAAAATCGCTTACGGACCGAGGAATCCATATTTCTTCGTGGGCCGCTGTCCAGATTTAAGGAACTGTTCTTTTCCTTCAGGGTACAGTTCAGTTTTGTAAAAGCTTTTCGGAAAATGCACTTTATCGGTCCCTGCGTAACCGTGTTCGGATCGGCGCGGTTTGATGAGGGCAATCCGTATTACGTTCAGGCCGAGGCGGTGGGCGCGGCTTTGGCAAATTTGGGGTTTACCGTAATGACCGGCGGTGGTCCGGGTATTATGGAGGCCGCCAATAAAGGGGCCTACGAGGCAGGAGGGTATTCGGTGGGCTGTAATATTATCCTCCCCTTTGAACAAAAACCGAATCCATACTTACACAAGTGGATTGACATCCGCTATTTTTTTGTGCGAAAGTTTCTATTGATGAAATATTCGTATGCCTTTGTGGTCATGCCCGGAGGAATGGGTACGTTGGATGAACTTTTTGAATCGATAACGCTGATCCAGACCAAGATGATCCAAGATTTTCCGGTGGTGATTTTCGGTTCGGAATACCACAAGGAACTCTGTCAGCACATCCAGATCATGGCAGAAAAAGAAAGTATAAGTCCCGAAGACATGGAATTGATTTTCGTTACAGATTCGGTGGAAGAAATGTCGGAACATATCAGGACCCACGCCATCGAAAAATTTAAACTTAAACCAAAACCACAAAAACCAAAATGGTGGTTCGGGGAAAGCAGTAAAATATCAACCGTTATAAATCGAACACGATGAAAAAGAACAGCATATTGAGATACGTCACCTTATTTATTTTAACAGCTTTTGCCTTATTAACCTTGTTTTTGAGCAGTTCGGTGCTCTTTGATTGGTTCGGCATACGGGCAAGGGAAGGCAATTATGTGCCTTTGGTCGTCTGGGCCAATTTCATAAGCGGCGGACTTTATCTTATCGGTGCCTTCGGGTTGCTAAAACAAAAAAAATGGACGTTTTGGCCTTTATTGATCTCCGTTTTCATTCTGATCGGGGCACTGGTTGGCCTATACGTACATATAGAGATTGGCGCACCGTACGAAACCAAAACTATCGTGGCGTTGGTCTTTAGAACCGGCTTGACACTTGTTTTTACTTTTTTGGCTTATTTAATAACTGTACAATGGAAAAATCGATAGGAAAAATAACGGTTTTGATCGCAGTATTTGCCTTGATCTCTTTTAAAGGTTTCAATCAAAATGAAAGCTATACCCTGACCGTCATTGTAAAAGAACTGCGCAATTCCGATGGGGTAGTGCAGTTTGCCCTATATAATAAGGACGGTACCATTCCCGATGAAAAATTTAAGGCCTATTATAAAATGAAAAAGGGTGAAATAAGCAACGGCGCATCGACCATAACTTTCAACGACCTGCCCAAAGGTAGGTACGCCATAAACGTCTTGCACGATGAAAACGAAAATGGCAAAATAGACAAAGGCTTTATTCTACCGATAGAAGGCATCGGCTTTTCGAACTATAGTTCCATCGGATTGTCCAACCGTCCCAAATTTCCCAAGGCGAGTTTTGAGCTGGACTCCGATGTCACGGTGTCCGTAAAAATAATTTACAAATGAAAAGGTATGGCCGCATATCGATATTGATCCTTTTTTTACTGCAAATCGCCCACGCACAACAACCGAACGATAGTTTGCCCGACATTGATCTTGCAAAGATTGCCCAGGTCAACCAGAGCGACAGCTACATTACCTTCCCCACTGATATCGGCAATATCGAGCCCCTGATGTTCGAGGCCAACGTTAACCCTAGCTTTATCATCCGTGAGCGCAAGGAATCGAATTTGATGGCAGTGCTCACTGCGCAGATTAAGATTAGAATGTACAATGAAGATTCGTATCCCGTAAAAACGCCCAGCTATATTCCACAAGTAACCTTTTACTATTTAACAGGAGAAAAAAATCCTACGGACCATTATACGTTGTTCGGGAAATTTGCCCACCATTCCAACGGGCAGGATGGCGATTTTTACGGGTCCGACGGTAACATCAACGTACAGAACGGAAACTTTGCCACCAATTTTTTTGAACTGGGGGTTATTAAAACATCGTTCAGTAAAACGCTGAACGCTACAAAATTCTTCAAGAGTTCTTTCGAAGTGCATCCGCGAAGTTGGATGTTAGGGGAACTGCATGGAAAATACAGTGGCTTTCGTTGGCATAATGCTTTTTTCGCCTACAAACTCCCCGTGAAAATGGGGCATCGCGGATCGGTAAAGGCCGATTTCTCGCTAAAGGCCGAAACCACATGGCTGATCGATAACATCAATGATTGGGACACTTTTAATATTAAGAGGTTCAACATCGGGCTGACGTTCTACTACCATCCTAAATTTTTGGAGGACATTGGGTTCTTTGTACAGTTTTATCATGGGGTAGATGATTATAACATTTATTTCGACCGTCGGTTGGATGTTATCCGGTTTGGTATTATGACAGAATTATTGAGGTTTTGAATAATCGCCGAAACTTTAACTTTATAGCTTTAAAAGCACCAATAAATGAACACGAATAAACTTCAAATCGAAATAGAAAAAATTCAGCACACTCGGAAAGCGCGGAGAATGGAGCGGATTTTAGAGCGTAAAAAAGGGGTTAGCGATGTTTCTGTTTCTACTTCAGGAGTAATAGTAATGAAATGGGATGCCGATCAAACGAATCAATCTAGTATTATTGAATCGATCGAAAAATTAGGGCTGAACATCGTCAATGTAGAAAATTATAATGATCATGTAGACAAAAAAGAAGATAGCCATAATACCCATTCCGGTCTCCGAGTTTTAGGAGAAAACACGGAGCTTTATTTTGCCGTATTCAGTGGTGTTTGTTGGGTTACGGGTTTCGTTCTTTCCTTTTTTTCTAGCATCGATGAAAGCATAGCTACTACGCTTTTCATTATTGGGGCGGCTTTTGGAGGGGTCTTCACTTTCATCACCGCGGGCCAGGATTTACTCCGGGGAAAGTTTGAAATAGATTTCCTCATGTTGTTTGCAGCCATAGGCGCAGCGGTTCTGGGAAAATGGGGAGAAAGCGCTTTGCTGCTGTTCTTGTTCAGTCTGGGGCATGCCCTAGAACATTACGCCATGAGAAGGGCGAGAAAATCCATTTCGGCCCTTTCCGATCTGGCTCCTCCCGTGGCGTTGGTCAAACGCAATGGCGAATTGACCCAAGTACATATTGAACAGCTCGAATTAGGAGATATTATCGTGGTAAAACCCAATACCAAAATTGCTGCCGACGGCGTGGTTACGAATGGAACGAGCCCGGTCAACCAAGCGGCTATCACCGGCGAGAGTGTACCGGTAGATAAACGCCCCAGTACCAACTGGCAAAGCCAAAACGAGGTTAAAAAGCTCCTTTCGGAACATCGTGTATTTGCGGGTACCATGAATGGTAGCGGCGTACTGGAAATTAAAGTATTGAAGCGGGCTAAAGACAGTACACTTTCTCGATTGATCACCTTGGTCAAGGAAGCCGAAACCCAGAAATCGCCGACGCAGCATCTTACCGATAGGTTTGAAAAATATTATGTTCCTTCCGTATTGGTCACAGTGATGTTGCTCATGTTAGCATTCCTAGTTATTAACGAGACCTTTGAACAGAGTTTTTACCGGGCAATGTCCGTGCTGATTGCAGCATCGCCTTGCGCCTTGGCCATTTCCACACCAAGTGCCGTATTGGCAGGAATAGCAAGGTCTGCGCGCCAAGGCGTTTTGATCAAAGGGGGCCGTCCACTTGAAGATTTAGGAGGAATAGGCGCCATTGCCTTTGACAAAACCGGGACGCTCACCGAAGGCAGACCGACCCTGACCCACGCTATTCCATTTGGAGCGATTACCAAAGCGCATCTATTAAAAATAGCTGTAGCAGTGGAAGCATTGAGTGACCATCCTTTGGCAGCTGCTATCGTTGAGGCGGGGCAGCAGGAATTGGGGGGTATCGATATTCCGGAGGCTCAAAACTTGAAAGCATTAACGGCAAGGGGCATTCAAGCCAATTGGGAAGGCAGCTTGATCCATATCGGCAATCGAAGGCTTTTTGAAGAATTGACGGGGAAAAAAGTTCCACAGGAAATTGATCTAAAGATGGCGGAACTGGAAACAGGAGGACATACCGCCATGATCGTTCATCAAGATGAGGAATACATGGGCATTATTTCCGTAATGGACATTGCCCGACCTGAAGTTGTTGCTACCCTTGCCACTTTGAAAAAAATGGGTTTAAAACGGATGGTTATGCTCACGGGGGATAATCAGAAGGTAGCGGATGCAATCGCGAAAGATATAGGAATTACCGACCCCATGGGCAGTTTGCTCCCTGAGGATAAAGTGAATGCCATAGAACAGTTAAAACAACAAGAGGGAAGTGTAGCAATGGTGGGTGATGGCGTAAACGATGCCCCGGCTATGGCAAAAAGTACCGTCGGTATCGCAATGGGCGCGGCAGGTTCGGACGTTGCCTTGGAAACAGCGGATATTGCATTGATGGCCGATAAATTGGATAACCTCCCATTCGCTATCGGTCTGAGCAGAAAAGCGAAACAAATTATAAAACAAAACCTGGTTATTAGCTTAGGCATGGTAGCCCTTTTAGTTCCCTTGACGATTATGGGAACAATAGCAATCGGGCCTGCCGTGGTGGGTCATGAAGGTTCTACGCTGATAGTCGTGATGAACGCTTTGCGGCTTCTAAGATATGAATTGTAAAAAAAGCTTTTGAAAACGCTGGACCTTAGCGAAACAAGAAAATTTAACAAAATTATATCCATACAACTGATTATAATCATGTTTATTCACTACCGAAGGGCTTAGTTTTGGCACTAAATCAGTAAGCTTAATGTTTTATTAAAATCTGTAGTGCTATAATCCATATCGCTTTGACGTACGACATGATTTTCTATCTTTGAAACTATGATGGCCAAGCTATTTTCCATATGTATGTCAGGCTTGATTCTGATCCAAAGCTTTGATATTGCCATGGAGGACATTGTGCAATTCGACGAGCTTTTGGAACATGCCGAATTCCACGCTGAGGAATATGGGGACAATATCTTCGTATTTATCTCAAAGCACTACGGCGAACTAAAGGAACAGCATAATAAAGACCATCAGGAAGAGAAAAAGGACCATGAAAAATTGCCTTTTCAAAACCATTGTAGTTGTTCTTCAACGGTGGCCATTGTGTCCGATAAGTACGTAGTGTCTTTAACCTCGTTTCCAAACCTCGATGGTGAGACCAATTTTTACTATCCCGCCCTTATCTCTTCACTTCACGCAATAGGACGGTTTCAACCTCCTCGATCCGCATAATTCGTCTCCCATATAGGTGAGATCCGCATGTTAATAAGGTCAAAATCCAATGGATTTTGATGTATTCAGTAATCCATATTAACAATGAATTATGCTATCACGTATTATCGATTTCAGTATTAAGAACAAGCTTATTGTTCTTCTTTTTACCGCCTTTATTGTTGGATTCGGACTGTATTCGCTTTCCCAGATTCCAATAGGTGCGGTTCCCGACGTGACCAATAACCAAGTGCAGGTCATCACTACGTCGCGCAACCTATCGACGCAGGATATGGAGCAGTTTATCACCTATCCCGTGGAGCTGGAAATGGCCAATCTGCCCGGTGTCAGGGAAATCCGTTCCGTCTCGAAATTCGGGCTGTCCGTCGTGACCATTGTCTTCGACGAGGATATGGGTACTTATCTGCCGCGCCAGCTCATTGCCGAGAAGATCAAATCGGCTTCCGAAAAAATCCCTGACGGCTTCGGTTCGCCCGAAATGGGGCCCATTTCAACGGGCCTGGGCGAAATCTATCAATATATTCTCGACGTGGAACCGGAATACAAAGACCAATATTCCGCCGAAGATCTGCGCACGATTCAAGATTGGATCGTAAAACGACAGCTTTCGGGCATTCCCGGGGTAGTAGAGGTAAATACCTGGGGCGGTTTTCTAAAACAGTACGAAGTCGCGATCAATACCGAAAAGTTGAACGCGATGGACATCACCGCCCAAGAAATTTTTACCGCTCTTGAAATGAACAATAGTGTAAGCGGTGGGGGGTATATCGAAAAGGTAAACCAAGCTTATTTTATACGCGGCGAAGGCTTGGTCACCTCTTTGCAGGATATTGAAAATATCGTTGTCAAAAATAAAAATAACGTGCCCATCTATGTGAAGGACGTCGCCGAAGTGGGCTTCGGCAGTGCCATGCGCTTTGGCGCCATTACCGGCAATGGCGAGGGTGAAAAAGTCCTTGGTCAGGTCATGATGCTCAAGAATGCCAACTCAAAAAAAGTTATCGATGCGGTTAAGGAGCGTGTGGCCTTTATATCGGAGTCGTTGCCCGAGGGGGTTTATATCAATGCCTTTTTAGACCGAAGCGAACTCATTGCCAAAACCACCTTTACGGTTGCCGAGAACCTTATTTTGGGTTCCCTGATCGTAATTTTTGTAGTGGTTCTGTTGTTGGGGAATTTTCGGTCAGGGTTGGTAGTGGCATCAGTAATTCCCTTAAGCCTACTATTCGCACTTTCGTTGATGTACATATTTGGTGTGGACGCGAATTTGATGAGCCTCGGGGCCATCGATTTCGGGATCATCATCGATGGGGCGGTGATCATCGTGGAGTTTATTGCTTTCAAAATTACAAAAAGAAAGGACGAGATCGCTACTTTGGCGCGCTTGTCCTCCGATGAAGGGAGAACGAAAAAACAGAAGCTAAAAGATGAAATAACGTTTACCGGTGCCTCCAAAATGATGAACTCGGCCATTTTCGGGCAGCTGATCATTCTTATCGTTTTTATCCCCATTTTATCGCTGAGCGGGGTGGAGGGGAAAATGTTCAAACCTATGGCTTTGACCTTTAGTTTTGCGTTGATAGGGGCCATGATCTTGTGCTTTACCTATGTGCCCGTGGCGGCGGCATTGTTCCTAAAACCTACAAAGTCATCGGATAAGAATATTACGGTGCGTTTGATGGGCTGGCTACATAGCCGGTACGATCCCATTATCGATTGGGCGTTACGCAGTAAGCGGGTGGTATTGGGAATTGCCTTCGTGCTTTTGGGCATTTCCGTTTATCTCTTTACGGTCATGGGCGGCGAATTTGTGCCCACTTTGGACGAAGGGGACTTCGTAATACAACCGGTTCTAAAAACTGGGACATCGCTGAGCAAAACCATAGAAACGACTACCCAGATCGAAAAGATATTGATCGACAATTTCCCCGAAGTCAATCAAGTGGTCACCCGGATCGGGGCCGCGGAAGTGCCAACGGATCCTATGTCAATGGAGGAGAGTGATGTAATCATCACCCTTAAGCCCAAAAAAGAATGGGTCTCGGCGGAAAGCAAAGACGAACTGGCCAATAAATTCAAGGAAGCCCTGTCAGTGATACCGAATATGGAAGTGGAATTTACACAGCCTATCGAGATGCGTTTTAACGAACTGATTACCGGGGTACGGGCCGATATTGCCATCAAGATTTTTGGGGAAGACCTCGAGGTGCTTTCCAAAAAGGGGAACGAGATCAGATCGCTCATTGAAAATGTCGATGGCGCAGCTGACATCATTGTGGAAAAGGTGGTAGGATTGCCACAGATGAACGTGACCTATGATCGCACGAAAATCGCGAGATACGGACTAAACATCCAAGAGGTGAACAATTTGGTTTCCATGGGTTTCGCAGGAAAAACAGCGGGCAGTGTTTTTGAAGGGGAAAAACGTTTCGATCTGGTCATGCGGTTGGATAAGGCAAACCGTCAGGACATAGATAACCTTAGCAACCTGTACGTCGATTTGCCCACGGGCGGAAAAATTCCCTTGAATGAGCTGGCCGAAGTGACCTATAAAAAAGGCGCCGCTAAAATTTCCCGTGACGATACCAAGCGCAGGATTGTGGTAGGTATCAATGTTCGCGACCGCGACCTTCAATCCGTTGTGGACGATGTCCAAAAGTTGATCGATGAAAATATCGAGTTGCCTGTCGGATATTCCATTACCTATGGGGGACAATTCGAGAACCTACAAAGTGCAAGGTCAAGGTTATTGGTGGCGGTACCCATTGCACTCATCCTTATTTTTATTCTCTTGTACTTTGCATTTAAATCGGTCACGGAAGCCTTATTGATTTATTCCGCCATACCCCTTTCGGCCGTGGGCGGCATATTGTTGTTATGGATTAGGGGAATGCCGTTTTCCATTTCGGCCGGGGTCGGGTTTATCGCCCTTTTCGGGATTGCCGTACTGAACGGTATTGTACTGATCGAACATTTTAAGGAACTCAAAAAAGAAAAATTCGATTCTATGGAAGCCCTCATAAAGCAAGGCACCCAAGACCGGCTGCGGGCCGTATTGTTGACGGCATCGGCAGCAGCTATGGGCTTTCTGCCCATGGCTATCTCGACAAGTGCGGGGGCCGAAGTGCAACGCCCGCTTGCCACGGTGGTGGTCGGGGGGCTATTCACGGCAACCATTCTTACACTTGTGGTACTTCCGGTGCTCTATGCCTATTTCAACAAAATTAAAAATGGTGGATGGAAACCGGCAACCTTTAAGAAAAGGGCCACGGGGCTTCCCATTCTTCTATGCTTTTCCATCATGAATGTCAGCGCCCAGTCAACTCCGAAAACGCTTCAGGATTTGGTTCCCCTGGCTATGGAAAATAACGCGGGACTAAAGGCGGTCGAATTCGAAAGGGAACGTACCGATGCGCTCGTAGGAAGCGCATTCGACATAAACAAGACCGAATTCTACTATGGATATGATCAGAGCAACCTCGGTAGTAATAACCAACCTTTGGACGTGTTCGGGGTGCAACAAGATTTTTGGTTCCCTACGGTCTATTTTGCGGAAAAGCGGGTCAACAAGAAAAATTATGACCTGGCCCAAAGCTTTTACGAAATTCGTAGAAAAAGCTTGGTGCGCGAGGTGACCGCAGCGTATTATGAATTGCAATACGCACGGGAAAAGGAAGCTATC
Encoded here:
- a CDS encoding TIGR00730 family Rossman fold protein gives rise to the protein MTNNTKNRLRTEESIFLRGPLSRFKELFFSFRVQFSFVKAFRKMHFIGPCVTVFGSARFDEGNPYYVQAEAVGAALANLGFTVMTGGGPGIMEAANKGAYEAGGYSVGCNIILPFEQKPNPYLHKWIDIRYFFVRKFLLMKYSYAFVVMPGGMGTLDELFESITLIQTKMIQDFPVVIFGSEYHKELCQHIQIMAEKESISPEDMELIFVTDSVEEMSEHIRTHAIEKFKLKPKPQKPKWWFGESSKISTVINRTR
- a CDS encoding DUF2141 domain-containing protein → MEKSIGKITVLIAVFALISFKGFNQNESYTLTVIVKELRNSDGVVQFALYNKDGTIPDEKFKAYYKMKKGEISNGASTITFNDLPKGRYAINVLHDENENGKIDKGFILPIEGIGFSNYSSIGLSNRPKFPKASFELDSDVTVSVKIIYK
- a CDS encoding heavy metal translocating P-type ATPase; the protein is MNTNKLQIEIEKIQHTRKARRMERILERKKGVSDVSVSTSGVIVMKWDADQTNQSSIIESIEKLGLNIVNVENYNDHVDKKEDSHNTHSGLRVLGENTELYFAVFSGVCWVTGFVLSFFSSIDESIATTLFIIGAAFGGVFTFITAGQDLLRGKFEIDFLMLFAAIGAAVLGKWGESALLLFLFSLGHALEHYAMRRARKSISALSDLAPPVALVKRNGELTQVHIEQLELGDIIVVKPNTKIAADGVVTNGTSPVNQAAITGESVPVDKRPSTNWQSQNEVKKLLSEHRVFAGTMNGSGVLEIKVLKRAKDSTLSRLITLVKEAETQKSPTQHLTDRFEKYYVPSVLVTVMLLMLAFLVINETFEQSFYRAMSVLIAASPCALAISTPSAVLAGIARSARQGVLIKGGRPLEDLGGIGAIAFDKTGTLTEGRPTLTHAIPFGAITKAHLLKIAVAVEALSDHPLAAAIVEAGQQELGGIDIPEAQNLKALTARGIQANWEGSLIHIGNRRLFEELTGKKVPQEIDLKMAELETGGHTAMIVHQDEEYMGIISVMDIARPEVVATLATLKKMGLKRMVMLTGDNQKVADAIAKDIGITDPMGSLLPEDKVNAIEQLKQQEGSVAMVGDGVNDAPAMAKSTVGIAMGAAGSDVALETADIALMADKLDNLPFAIGLSRKAKQIIKQNLVISLGMVALLVPLTIMGTIAIGPAVVGHEGSTLIVVMNALRLLRYEL
- a CDS encoding CusA/CzcA family heavy metal efflux RND transporter: MLSRIIDFSIKNKLIVLLFTAFIVGFGLYSLSQIPIGAVPDVTNNQVQVITTSRNLSTQDMEQFITYPVELEMANLPGVREIRSVSKFGLSVVTIVFDEDMGTYLPRQLIAEKIKSASEKIPDGFGSPEMGPISTGLGEIYQYILDVEPEYKDQYSAEDLRTIQDWIVKRQLSGIPGVVEVNTWGGFLKQYEVAINTEKLNAMDITAQEIFTALEMNNSVSGGGYIEKVNQAYFIRGEGLVTSLQDIENIVVKNKNNVPIYVKDVAEVGFGSAMRFGAITGNGEGEKVLGQVMMLKNANSKKVIDAVKERVAFISESLPEGVYINAFLDRSELIAKTTFTVAENLILGSLIVIFVVVLLLGNFRSGLVVASVIPLSLLFALSLMYIFGVDANLMSLGAIDFGIIIDGAVIIVEFIAFKITKRKDEIATLARLSSDEGRTKKQKLKDEITFTGASKMMNSAIFGQLIILIVFIPILSLSGVEGKMFKPMALTFSFALIGAMILCFTYVPVAAALFLKPTKSSDKNITVRLMGWLHSRYDPIIDWALRSKRVVLGIAFVLLGISVYLFTVMGGEFVPTLDEGDFVIQPVLKTGTSLSKTIETTTQIEKILIDNFPEVNQVVTRIGAAEVPTDPMSMEESDVIITLKPKKEWVSAESKDELANKFKEALSVIPNMEVEFTQPIEMRFNELITGVRADIAIKIFGEDLEVLSKKGNEIRSLIENVDGAADIIVEKVVGLPQMNVTYDRTKIARYGLNIQEVNNLVSMGFAGKTAGSVFEGEKRFDLVMRLDKANRQDIDNLSNLYVDLPTGGKIPLNELAEVTYKKGAAKISRDDTKRRIVVGINVRDRDLQSVVDDVQKLIDENIELPVGYSITYGGQFENLQSARSRLLVAVPIALILIFILLYFAFKSVTEALLIYSAIPLSAVGGILLLWIRGMPFSISAGVGFIALFGIAVLNGIVLIEHFKELKKEKFDSMEALIKQGTQDRLRAVLLTASAAAMGFLPMAISTSAGAEVQRPLATVVVGGLFTATILTLVVLPVLYAYFNKIKNGGWKPATFKKRATGLPILLCFSIMNVSAQSTPKTLQDLVPLAMENNAGLKAVEFERERTDALVGSAFDINKTEFYYGYDQSNLGSNNQPLDVFGVQQDFWFPTVYFAEKRVNKKNYDLAQSFYEIRRKSLVREVTAAYYELQYAREKEAIYSRLDSLYSDFADQAARRFELGATTYLEKITAQSKRRQISVQSEKAQKDVAIALNGLLNLVQAEEPMEIAVEPVFKVPLENAELANSPELRYYDDRISLAKAARGLEQHKLLPDISLNYFQGSNPDLDDNLHGYQVGLKIPLFFGGRAARIKASKIASDKALEESRSYTIQLEARLLELRNELRKYEEAVAYYEEEGTQLSEEILKTANGSFKNGEIDFYQYILSLENAYQIRLDYLDNLNLYNQTVIQINYITF